ATGCTGAAAGCGGTCCTCGCAGCAACAGTAGCAACAGCTTTAGCAGCAAAGAATGGGTTAGGTGGGAGGGTGGGGTTTTGGGGTCTAACCAGGCCGTCTACGCGGCTGCTCCAGTTAATATAACCTGAAAGAGAAGACTAAAATGAATCACTGAATCAGCAAGTGACTCTATCAATTAGTTGTCTTCTCACACATTCTTCTTCTGTTGCATAATGGAAGTTGATGTGGTCAGGATGACTGACTTTGCTCAGAGGTGCCTGAAAATGACAATGAACTTCTCTACCTGAAATCAACGACATTACTCATCCTCTTTGGAAACATGCAATTTCCTTACACAGCAGGTTTTGTAACTTTGTCCTAAAATActtcatagttttcataaatgaaGGTATTGTTATGACATTATATGACAAGAGACATTTATATGCTAATATAAACTTTGGATGGATGTGCTAAATGAACACAGGAGATGAAAGAGTTTTCAATAAACCATTGTATTATAAAATATGTAATATAAAAAACAAGTTATGTGTCAGAGTCATCATCAGAAGAAGAATAACAGTCTAGTCCCAAGACATGACCAGTCCTTTCCTCCATTGTCTCAATGTTGGATGACTTCCCAGGTATCCTCCCTGCTGCTCCACAGTTTGAGTTATTCTCTTGGAAGGCAGCTTTCTGCCCAACAGTCTCTGATACCCCATCTTTGCTTTTCTCTGAATATATTTGTCTTGAATGGGAATTATTAAGATTTGGCAAGCCACACTGCAGGATCCTGGCAAGACTCTGCGTTTGAGAGGAACTAGGCTGAACTGGTGTTCCTCTGAATGAAGCAGCAGCCACTGCCAGCCGAGTTTGATCAAAAGAAAGCGGCTGGTCCTGAACTGCGCACATGGCCTTTGAGGTTTCAGAGACCAGCTTAGTGGGTGCAAAACATCCTGCCATTCTGCTAATAAAGACACTTTCATTTTGCTGACTGCCATCGTTTTGTGAGTCACAGGTCCGAGGGTttttaactgtaaataaaaatgaacacacGTGAGATATATGTATGACCAATACCACTGTcttaaagcaacaacaaaacacacaatgtTAATTTCACAGGATAACAATTTGTGTTAAAGATGATTatgttttaatataatttttttacgCTACATCTGGCAATTTAAAAATTGTGTTGTTACTGATATAACTGTTTGTTCtaatttttatattgttattttttttccaggtggTCTCAAAAATATTATAGAATATTTTACTGAGTATCAATATGAGAGATTGAAATGCATTATGTAGCATGAACGTAATGATGCATTAACCTTCTCTTTCATGGcgtgcatttttaatttctctttgctatttgggctgattgggacctgataaaaaaacaaaaaaacaaaacaaagaactgACTTTTTACCTGactttgctctacaagggcctgatatccacatgaggacatttgttttaaaatttgatagaacagtggcagcatAATGTCCTTGTAGAGCCAAATTTAGTACTGTGGTCTAgaccagcagtccccaacccccgggcctcggaccggtaccgggccgtgagagttgaggctcaggtgtgaaatgtgcggttttcagggtttttatcggttttcagcgttattttgttatcgttttgatcgttaactcggttttcctgggtcttttcacgtgtgttatgaataaatcttctttttttcagtaccggtactagttttattttgttgtatttatccgcgacacattAAAgaccggtccgtgaaaatattgtcgggcataaaccggtccgtggtgcaaaaaaggttggaggccgctggtctagacaacccaaaatgtgatgtccacatatgtggacaccaggtcctaggaggttaatattTACAAGGTAAACACCTTACATTAGTCAAATGTAATGTcagctcaaaataaaaaaaagatgtatATGCTAACTCACAGATTCTATATTGTTTAGTAAAGTCTTGTTACAAGGCCTTGCGTTACAGTTGTGGTCTGCAGTTTCCATCCAGTCATCATGAGCATGAATGTAAGGATAGTTGTAGGCTCTTCATGATTTCcttgaattgttttttttttccagagaagATTAATTATGtaacattaaaattaaatgactttaaaaaacaggAATTGGGGCGCAGAAGTTTAAATTATCACTTattctaattattattattgaatttCTCTAATTCACACAAGATCAAAATTTAGGATGAAATATATAATTTGATAACTCTCGCTGGATGTTTTACCACTGTTCTTGGCAAAATTActagagttcatttaaattggttATTTTCATGTCACAGACCTGGTTATTCAATAGGATTGAGGCTGTGGCTTTGGCAAAGCCATTCCAGGATCTAAACACATCAAAAAACATGTGGACACTTGTGTCCATGTTTCAACCATTTGGCTGTTAAACTGAAGGGAAGTTGTAGAAGTTGAATGTAGTCCCCTTTCATTATATCGTCTACTTTGTGTAATGTACctgttagggatgggtatcgaaaaccggttcttgttgagaaccggttcccactgtttcaattccttggaatcgtttgccatttttgcaaacgattcccttatcgattccagtcgccccgaatgacgtcaccacgttgcggagcgtcatttacctggcaggaaacacggcccctaagcggctcaaacgctcaaaagtttgattatactttatgagaaccgatgacaacagggcaacttgcaaagtagatatttcatttaagggaggaaacactacgaatatgcaaaagcatttgctcacaaaacacgcgatgacacgcgtttttaattccgctccggactcgtgactctcaacccagcagcagcgctaacgtttgcacgtcctctcccgttaatgcggcaggtaaataatcaactaacagtgcatattatgttagcgcaatctgccttattacaagacctgccattactgtacatgtaggtgaccatgatgagagagacagacagagtctggctcagatgctggcagttctcgctgcagtctaccggtagcgtctcctttcaggccaggatagactaatgtcaccgagcagtgtctaagtttgtggtcaaaggcttgcacccatttgccacagcacatgcccccgatttttggtaagtgaatgtgtttaattgtgggcagggacattactggatattcttgtgtaattgccagagaacaatttatgttatactttgttattgctacagaagaatgttgcagctttaaggcagggatgactcctggagttgctttctcactgcatatgctttatttcacaatcagatcgattcgataacaaaaacatacagcagctcCTCTCCTACTCCTAGCCCTTCGCTGCGGTGGAAAAAAGAACGACTTCAATCCCCTTCAAGGAACATACGTACAAAATAGTTTTCCTGATACACCAATGGGGCGTTCAATGCCATCTTGTAAATATGAGTACTCTGGCAGAGTaacagttcaaatgaaaaatacaccagaacaaacaagcaaacaaaaaaagaagtgtggggtacctttgaaccaatgaacaaagtataacaatttatactttttaacataaccCGACCCCGTCAATATGTGATATGTCTcacaagaatatttattttattattttacatttacaattttttttcctggggaccctgtgacaccccattgaagagccgtaggctggatctctcaagatctcactgttgggtttgtaaggccatgttactcctaaatttctatcttgttcaaagagaagatataaaacaaagctctgagctaatcgaccttagtgttctccttttttaaaaaaaaaaaaaaaaaagaatcgataagagaatcgataaagaatcgaatcgttaaacagaatcgaaaatggaatcggaatcgttaaaatcttatcaatacccatccctagtaccTGTACCACTGACAGCAAAATGGCCCCACAGCTTCATGCTACCACCATTACCAGATTTACCTGAAGGTGCATATACTTTTGACCCTctgaaaagaaaattcaaaaactcatcctggaaaaagaactgttcaaagaaatcatgaaaaattGCCATTCATGGTATTGATGGTACCATTCATTCCTCTTATTCATGCCCATGTTGAGTGTATACAAACAACTAAGTGTTTTCACCGTCAACATCTTGGAGTTTTGAAACCTGATGCCACGAGCTGGTGATGGATCTGAATGCGAAACTCAAAGAACACACTCACCAGCTCAGCTTGCCCTGGTCTATCCTGCTTTCTGAAACTAATAATGGCCAtcatttacaaatattttattcagtATGAACTAAAAGTAGCAAAGTTGTTACTTAGGAGTCACTTAAGCTttagcttcacttttcagacttgGAAATTATGTATATGGTTTATCTTATTTCCACATTACACATTCAGACTGTATTTTTTGTGACATTCTAAGATGAAATATTCTCATaagtcaaaaagaaaaactattagtTTCACTCAAAGCAGAAGATTAACTACTTACCAATTGCTGGAGAATCTTGCATATCTGCTCTTCGTTTGCAATAAGCTCGAGGAGTCCATGGCTTGTGTTTACAAGATGGATCAAGAACTCGTAGTTTGGCAATGAAGCGTTTGTACTCTTTCTCTAAGGCCTCAATGTGCAGCTGAAACTCTCCTATCTTCCTCTCCGGGTAATGAGAAAGTTGTGATTGctggaaaaacaacaagaacttggtaaagtataaataaataaataataaaataaacccaATCTTGCTTTGTTACAAACACTCACCTGTAGATAATACTCAATTTCATTCTTGATGCTGGGGATCCACTTTttcacagcagcagctgaatTAAGAGTAGACTGTGAAAGGAAATGGCTTGATGAAATTAGCCAGTTAAGTGAATTATGGTGACAATTTCATgacttttgtgtgttttgtttgcttcttCATTACCAGCTTTGGTCGACGCTCGTGAATATCTCTGAGGCGTCCCTCTGTAAAGGAAAAGAAACCAGTGTAGCCAAAGTCCATCTAGAACATAAGTGAGCCCCCCAGCGAGGTGCAATACCATCTTAGATAAAGTGCACAAAGTGCCAGTGAATATCTTCATCAAAACATGGTCAAAGGTCACAAGGAAGATATTACTAATAACATAGATAAATTAACTAACGAACAAAAAAATCCTGCTAAATATTCTTTTCAGTAGCACAACAGTTACTTGCCTTGAGATTCTTAGCATAATGTTGCCTcttattaattattttgttttcctgcagaATAGCCCGCAGGCCATATTTTATGTGTCTGTAATCTAGAAACATGTCTAACCACTCAGCCATCTTGGTCGACCTAAAGGCAGTTATTTGGGCAGTTATTCTGCAGCCTTATGAAAATGACCTTAAATTTCATTAGCCATCTGGgcatgaaatatttatttacagaTTCACTTGATGAAAATGCTTCTAGTATCATCCACCTAActttatagatagatatagataaaaGTTACTCCCCTCTTGTTTTATATCTGGGGAAGTTTCTGATTAAGAAGTACTTACTTGTCCCTACTGGGAAATCATCCACAATCACCTTAAAGCTTTTATGTAACAGTCATCTTactcttcttttttctattttcgAACATAACAACAGGTAAAAATGCAAACTTATATTTTAGTTGCTTTTGTCTCTGGTTATCTCTGGGTTTCAGAAGGGATCGCTTATGGTCGGATATGCGTTTTCACGTGGGCTAAAGCCTGTGTATTAAACCAAGTGAATATGTGAGAATGAGAGACAGTGGACAAATAATGCTATGTAGTCCAGCAAAACTCCTACTTTTTGAGCTTTGGTGAGTGTGTAAACTACAAGATTTCAATGTATGTTTTTAATTGGACTAGCAGCTGAGGGTTAGCACTACTGTAGTTAACAGGCAGAGCTAGCTGCCCCCAAAGCGGCTTGTTTTTATCAACTGAATGCATATCGCACTAAACGTATTACCCGCttaccctctctctctttctggagCCACAGTCTGTTCAGTCTGCCCTGCTGTTTTTCCTCATTTCTCGCCATTTCCACTTCGTCCACAAAAACCGCTGCGAATAAGGAAAAACAATATCACGTGACACACAACAGCCCTCACGTGATCTCAACCAACATAACGCGAGAGCAGCAGTTAAAATCGCAAAATACATGCAATCCCTCGTAAAACCAAACCCAAAATGTTTGTCTTGTGGTTCGTTGGTAAGCGAACGAAATGAAATGTAATATATGGGTTAAAGCGTGCAAACCaagtgcatttctttttctttttattattattatattattattttttttaaatattattattattatattttttaatctattACCTGCAAAGGAGCAGGAAATCCGAATATTCAAGCAGAATCTGTGTAGAAAATAGTGTACATAACAATCGCCCCTGTTACAGATTTATTACATGCAAAGTTGTTAGACATGATTAGATATGTTTTGTGCtggataattatttaaaaaaacagacattACTTAAAAATATCTAATAATACTTAAGTAGCTTTAAAAAGTTCGGGcgatttaaaatataattaagcTACTTAAATGTAGAATTGCACTTTTCATAATCACAGACGTTATACATATTCTTAAATGGAAATTATTCATTCATATATGTGCATATCAATTTAATGCAGCCGCTGATTAGTTTACTTACTCATGTACTGATGAGTAAATGTATCTATAACAATTAAGTTGACATATCTGcaacaaaatgtaaacaatcatttatactgtttattttatttcaagcaaCTAAGACGTTCAAATGAATTATATGGAGTAGaaagaacaacattttcatccaAAATATAGAACAGGGAAAGTAACAAAAAGcccctttaaaaaaagacagtaGCGCAACATTGAAATACTAATATAAATTACATTAAACCTGTACTTCAGTAAGGTATTTGAGTAAATGTACGTTAAGTTACATTCCTAATCGCTGTCATTGATATCCAGTGACGTTTACCACTGTAAGATTAACAGCACTCTAGTCCAGCCTAGTCAAGCACAACAACTACTGGCAATATTTGGGTAACAAAATACATCCTCAAACATATTCTTTAaatttgttatttacatatttcTTCACAAGCCTTGACATGATAACAGTCTAGCCTATGGGTGTGCAATCTGCTCCATATATGGTGGCCTCCATAATGTTTAGGATAAAGTCACATTTCTATAGTTTTGCCTCTGAAGTGCAGATTTTCAAATGTAATTCAAGGGTTTTTACATAAATCGTGCATGAACCagaattacagccatttttataaacagtcccccattttcagaggctcaaaatgAATAGGAAAATTGACTGACCAAGAGGTTTCATGGTCAAGTGAAACCTGTTTCACTGTTATTTCATGACAAACAAAGCAGACATACAtctcagcaacaccaaaaggcCAGAAAGatcacagaaaacagagaagtGAATAATTttgtattataaattatttccATAGTTAAGAATAACAGCTTTGCAATATCTAACCAAGTCCAGAACTGTCAAGAGACATAAACCATGAAAGGAAATACTGAGAGTGCAAACCACTGATTACACTCAGGAACATAAAGGTCACATTTGAGTTTTCCAAAAAACATCTAAAGACGCCTGCTTagttctgtttaaaaaaattctttGGAAAGTTGAAACCAAGTTGAACTTGTGCCAGAATGGGAGGAGACAAATATGCTCATGAACCAAATTGCATTATCTTTCAAACATTGTGGACTTCAAGTAGTCATTGACtgcaaagggtttttttttttatccaagtATTAAAAAGAGTCTatagtttttacatttattttagtttgtccTATTAATTTTGAGCCTCTATAAATGGGgcactgtgtataaaaatgactGTAAATCTTAAATGGTtcatacaaaaaaatttaacacCTCGAATTAAAGTTGAACATCTGCACTTGAATCAAatattgattgtttgatttgaattgaatttgatttaaaagtTGTATCCAAACTTTATGGATGACACTCATTTGGGAGTTTTTTGGAACCTACATTGACTGAAAAATGGCAGTGTGCGGCCACTGAACCTATAgtttaattataaatttgtttaaaaaaggagCCGTATCAGACTTGATGACTTTATAAAGCTTTTcaacatattttatttacactttcCTCACAGTTGCTGTACACACAGTTAGATGCCGCTCTCCCGCTGCCAGCCACACAACTCCACAACAACAACGACATAGGACCCCAGTCAGTCTTTTAAcccggcgaggcgtgattgcggatgccgttGCAGATGCGTTCGCCTACCCTGTAGCGACACCGCCGACCACGACCCGCCACACGACACTTTCATCGCGCAGCTGGGGTGAagaaatatagaaataaaaagaagaatctGTGAATTCTTTCAGTGAATCAGATTATAGAACTAGTCCAGGcagtaaaaatgcatttaagcTTTTACATTTCCAATATACCCACTTGATGAGACCTGATATTACCTAAACGTTAGGAAAATTTAGTCTAGTTCTTTGAGGACAGAGCAGTTGACCTCTATCTAATTTGCATTGATCTATATTTTGTGTTAGTAAACTTGTAAAACAGGAGCGATGTCATTTAGTTTTACCCAGTGTAGCAGATGGTGTGAGGGATAGCTGAGCAGTGGAAGCACAGATGAAAGGGCCTAAAGATAAAAGGCCAAAACTAAATACAGCAACTAGGAAAATCGTTCAGGCCCAGtttattagtttattttgatgactACTAATGACGCTCAAGAGGAGTTGAAGTTCTTGCCTAAATAGTCCAGGAAGGACTCTTCCTATTCCTTGAGACCAAGTAACCATAAAGTAAAGTCCTGTGCATAAGTCTTGagtcacatctctctctctctctctctctcttttttttttattaaaaaaaattgtttccaATGATTCAGTTTTTCTTGTAAAATTTTCAAGTGCTCTTTTTATGTCTACTTTTCCCtcatttttggcccattttcaGATGATTTTTTTGGAACCACTTTACATTGACCTTTGGGTCATTCATCATGAACAATGCAcataactcaagggatgaaccagtgttgtgtctacacataatagAAAACCTAGTAAAGAATCAATTTTCAATTGTATGATTtgccactcttttttttttttttagcaattaGACTCTATATGGaatccttacgttgggtgagtgctgagtgtttgtatatgtgtgcatgagggtgggaatgcatgtttgtgtctgtgtgtgcctgtttgtctgtgtctatatgtcaggtcgggtcttagactccacctctctgggaactcccaggccctccaaggcctatctcccctcaccacactccctgctggtgactgatgccctcaggggtcggtgtgttggtggttcttggtgtccggggctgggcactcaggtatgtaccagctcactcccggtggctacctggcggggcctggcgcctgttgctcggtcaggcctcctccggggtgcggggggccctcgggcctccggcctctgggcctgcggctcggttcactctggcacagctggctgccggcagagccggcgggcacgccagtgcagccccctctagcttctgctcggtggctactgggttacacctcgtctggggatcctcagcccttcccatgagggtggcacggatgcccctccggtggtccttcttgggctctcgcactctgaggcctctggatgtctggggcctggatctcctccatgcctgcttcatgccctaggggacggggctatggctcgctacatcctcttgcagaccattacatgtggaaaccatttgaatacaagcgcacaggtatgcacacgggtgttcactgctcgtagacttaaattacacctttcttggctgctacttcaaagcacattgtgcgctgtctgtcctgcgtgctgcacaacaacattgaatatttagtatttactgctgtttacacttagctagattaatgcgatggtgttgtgtttagtatattgctttgtttttttttttacttgttctctattcttcttctctcaacaggtgatccaggagattttttttctcccccccctttctcactgtccctctccccttctgtttttcttttccttcctctttctttctccctttcctatccctcactcatgtctgtcccatctgtaacatctgaaaataaaatataataaataataaaaacaaaggtcgatcaaatggaccaatacggcaatgccacgatgatccatttggcaaaataaatccattgggtatccttgttggtcttcagacaacaattctgatggctaaagaaccaaatgggacaggcaaaaaaaaaaaaaaaaaaaagactatatGGAATTATTGTTGATCGTCAGATCAGTCTTttgaccttgaaggagaggtcaaaGGTTAAATGGAACACAAGCTTTTACATTTGATGTTGTACTTTCTATATGTTAATATTGTGATGTGAGAGTGGCtataaaactgacattttctGAATCTCTGAAAAAATCTCTAAAGAGTATACtgatttaattgtgtttttgtttttttttggacaCATTTTCAGTGAATTATTTTAGTTCACTAGTTCCAGGAGGTCAAAGTTCAGACTTGTGATGTCATCAGTAAGTGcaagaaggaaaaaagtaaaCAGCGTGTGGAACGTGACAGCATGGGTTGCTGATGATATGCTATGCTGCCTGTAAACTCCAAACCTGAACTGAGGAAAATAAAGTTGCCAAAAGGAGAACGGAGCCATGTCTGTCTGAGGGTGCAACATTAACAATACGCATCACACTTGTGAATGTGAGAACTGAGAAACTTCACAGACATCTTGTGACTTAAAAGGCTTTTTGTAAAATTTCAACCAACAAATCATTAAGTTGACCTTGCAGACTCCGGTGGATGTAAGCCAAGTTTTAATGGATTGTTAACACAACCCCACTATAAACACCCAAAAAGTTTA
The window above is part of the Maylandia zebra isolate NMK-2024a linkage group LG23, Mzebra_GT3a, whole genome shotgun sequence genome. Proteins encoded here:
- the si:dkey-86e18.1 gene encoding uncharacterized protein si:dkey-86e18.1, giving the protein MARNEEKQQGRLNRLWLQKEREEGRLRDIHERRPKLSTLNSAAAVKKWIPSIKNEIEYYLQQSQLSHYPERKIGEFQLHIEALEKEYKRFIAKLRVLDPSCKHKPWTPRAYCKRRADMQDSPAIVKNPRTCDSQNDGSQQNESVFISRMAGCFAPTKLVSETSKAMCAVQDQPLSFDQTRLAVAAASFRGTPVQPSSSQTQSLARILQCGLPNLNNSHSRQIYSEKSKDGVSETVGQKAAFQENNSNCGAAGRIPGKSSNIETMEERTGHVLGLDCYSSSDDDSDT